One Manihot esculenta cultivar AM560-2 chromosome 6, M.esculenta_v8, whole genome shotgun sequence DNA segment encodes these proteins:
- the LOC110616870 gene encoding rust resistance kinase Lr10 — protein MSYSFQSDFDKSQEDAESVFTKFSDQADSTMRWALAGSIVMSVVITVAIVAIVYALIDCLKKAGSAIPEYARISTSEKLDKVSTDHVAVTVEEPDQFPVVRDSQVHFPTMERFLSNIAREKPIRFSPEQIEEFTNNCSTVLGSGAYGVVFKGMFPNEVPVAVKVLTNHSGNKKMEEQFMAEISTIGRTYHVNLVRLYGFCFDPSMMALVYEYMENGSLNKVLFDEMREIEWQKLYEIAIGTAKAIAYLHEECEQRIIHYDIKPENILLDHSLNPKVADFGLAKLCNRESSKVTLSGGRGTLGYSAPEVWRRNHPVTHKCDVYSFGIMMFEIVGRRRHFDANLSESRQWLPRWTWDMYRNNELEMMLSLCGIEQKHREKAERMATVALQCIHHSPDARPVMSDVVKILEGSMKIMQQPPNPFEDLESFRPNNIGLLLGTDEDSSSTSRRYISEPPYLVPKGGTEIELATC, from the exons ATGAGCTATTCATTCCAAAGTGACTTTgataaatctcaagaagatgcagaGAGTGTGTTTACCAAATTCTCTGATCAGGCTGATTCCACCATGAGATGGGCATTAGCGGGATCCATTG ttaTGAGTGTGGTGATAACTGTAGCAATTGTAGCTATAGTTTATGCCCTTATTGACTGCCTGAAGAAAGCAGGAAGTGCAATTCCTGAATATGCCCGAATTTCTACAAGTGAGAAATTAGACAAAGTTTCAACTGATCATGTGGCAGTAACAGTAGAGGAGCCTGATCAATTCCCAGTGGTTAGAGATTCACAGGTTCACTTTCCAACAATGGAGAGATTCCTCAGTAATATTGCAAGGGAGAAGCCCATCAGGTTTTCACCTGAGCAGATTGAAGAATTCACCAATAATTGTTCTACAGTATTGGGTTCAGGGGCTTATGGAGTAGTCTTTAAAGGAATGTTTCCAAATGAAGTCCCTGTGGCTGTCAAAGTTCTCACCAACCATTCCGGAAATAAGAAAATGGAAGAGCAGTTCATGGCAGAAATATCCACCATAGGAAGAACTTATCATGTCAATTTGGTTAGACTGTACGGCTTCTGCTTTGATCCTTCTATGATGGCTCTTGTTTATGAGTACATGGAGAATGGATCTCTTAACAAGGTGCTATTCGACGAAATGCGAGAGATTGAGTGGCAGAAGCTGTATGAGATTGCAATAGGAACTGCGAAAGCCATAGCCTACTTGCATGAAGAATGCGAACAAAGGATTATTCACTACGATATAAAACCTGAAAACATACTTCTTGATCATTCTTTGAATCCCAAGGTCGCAGATTTTGGGCTGGCCAAGTTATGCAATAGAGAGAGTAGTAAGGTAACTTTAAGTGGTGGTAGAGGAACGCTTGGATACTCAGCCCCGGAGGTCTGGCGTAGGAACCATCCGGTGACCCACAAGTGCGATGTTTACAGTTTTGGAATTATGATGTTCGAAATTGTTGGAAGGAGAAGACATTTTGATGCCAATTTGAGTGAGTCTCGTCAATGGCTTCCAAGATGGACATGGGATATGTACAGAAATAATGAACTTGAAATGATGTTGTCTCTTTGTGGGATTGAACAGAAGCATAGAGAGAAAGCAGAGAGAATGGCTACTGTGGCTTTGCAATGTATTCATCATTCACCTGATGCGAGACCTGTAATGAGCGATGTGGTGAAGATTCTTGAGGGAAGCATGAAAATAATGCAGCAACCTCCAAACCCATTTGAGGATTTGGAATCTTTTCGACCCAACAATATTGGATTGCTCTTGGGAACTGATGAAGATTCAAGCTCTACTTCAAGAAGAtatatttctgagccaccttaTCTGGTTCCTAAGGGTGGAACGGAAATTGAGTTAGCTACTTGTtag